In Leifsonia sp. AK011, the genomic stretch GGGTTGCAGCGTCCGATTCGACCGCGGGCTCGTCCCACGGGTTGGCCGGGGGCTGAGCGGGCTGACGCTTCTTCAGGCCGAACGTGCGCTTGGCCTTGGGCACGTTGGGCATCGAGCGGCGCGGACCGTGGGCGCTGCGCATGTGGGTGGTCGCCCAGATCAGCAGGCCGATACCGAGGAGCAGGACGATCGCCCCACTCACGACCAGCGGGCCGACCCAGGGGGTCGAGTTGTCGAGCGGCCACTTGATGCTGAGGTTCGCGGGCGCGGGCTCGACACCGTCCGAGGCGATCACGAAGGAGACGTCCTCGGGAACCGTGACGGTGAGGGTGAGCACACCCTCCTCCACGTAGTCGTCGAACCAGAGGTCTGAGCCATCCGGATTCGGCACCTCGCTCTCCTCGCCCTGCACGAGGGTGCTGACGAGTTCGCCCGTCTCGGCGTCGTAGGTCACCTCGTTGTGCGTGGCGTCACCGACCCACGCGCGCACGTCGGTGGTGCGACCGTAGGCGGCCACCACCTGCTCGCTGCCGCTGAGGGTTATGGTCTGGCTGCCCGGGAAGGCAGCGAGCGTCGCACCGTCGATGATGGTCACGGGCGCGTCGGCAGTCGAGGACACGGACAGGGTGACGTTATTGGGGGACGCGAAGATCGTGCGCTGCGCGATGCCCATGCCCAGAAGACCTGCGGCGACGACGAACGCAACAATGGCGAGAACAAATCTCACGGACTACTCCTTTCGTGCCGCTCGGCGCGATCCGGGAGGTCGGGACCTCCAGCAGCAGACGCGACCACTCTCACTGGACGAGGAGGGACCTCCCGCAAACCCAGGAGAAGCAGCAACAAAGACGTTCAAGAATAGCGGATGCCTCTGCTCGGGCCTAACGTCCGCACTGGGAAGTGACTGGGAAAGCGAGGGGCATTCCCCGCACGGATGCTGAAATGAAGCCGTATTCTTCACGCCCTAGACTTCTCTGCATCCCCACGCCCACAAGGAGATGTTCATGGCTGCAGGCGAGACCGATTTCGGCACCGAGATGCGCGGCTATCGCAAGGATGAAGTGGATGCCACCATCCAGAGCCTGCGCGCCGAACTCGCGAAAGCCACGGCGGAACGTGCCGAATCGGCCAAGGAGGTCAAGCGACTCCTCGCCGTGAACGAGGACCTGCAGGCGGAGCTCGACGAGACGGGCAGCCCCACCTATGCGGGTCTCGGCACCAAGCTCGAGAACACCCTGCGGGTCGCCGAGGAGCAGTCCACTCGCCTCATCGCCCAGGCAGACATCGATGCGGAGAAGATGCGCAGCAGCGTCGCCGCCGAAGTCAAGAAGCTCACGTCGGATGCGGCAGCCGAGGCACAGCGCACGATCCTGGATGCCACGGAACGGGCATCCGCCACCCTCAGCGACGCCACCATGGAGGCCGACGCCCTCCTTTCCCGCGCTCGCGCCGAGGCCGAGACGCTCGTGCAGGATGCTCGCCGCGAGGCCGCGGCACTGCGTGGGGCCGCCACTACCGAGGTCGCGGAGGCCAGGTCGACCGCCGCCCGGGAGGCTGCCGCGGTACGCGCCGCAGCTGAGAAGGCCGCAGCCGAACTCCAGGAGTCCGCCGCCCGCGAGGCAAGCAATGCCCGCGAGATGGCCGCCGAGCTGGCCCGCGATTCCGAGCTGGGTCGCGCAAACTTCGAGAACGAGAATGCGACGAAGCGTGCCGACCTGGCCCGCGACCTCGAGCAGGGTCGCACCGACCTCGCGCGCGAGATCGCCACAGGACGGGCGCAGCTCGAGGCCGAGACAGCCAAGGCACGCACGGAGCTCGCCAACGAGATGGCCGCAGCCCGCGAGAAGCTCGAGAACGACACCACCGCCGCGGAGGAGAAGCTGCGCGTCGAGACTGAGACCGCTCGCGCGGCGCTCGAGGCGGACACGGAGGCTGCGCGGGCCGCGCTCGAAGCGGAGACGACGGCCGCACGCGCCGCCCTCGAGTCCGAGACGACCGCCACCCGGGCGACGCTCGAGTCGGAGGCCGCGGCCACGCGCACGGCGCTGGAGTCCGAGGCGAACTCCACACGAGCCGCGCTCGATGCTGAGGCCAAGGCAACGCGTGCCGCGCTTGAAGCGGAGACGAACTCCGCTCGGGCTGCTCTGGAGGCCGAGACGACGGCCGCCCGTTCCGACCTCGAGCACGAGATCACAACGGCGCGTGCCGAGCTCGAACGGGAGATCGCCACGGCGCGGGCGGAACTGGAGAACGAGACCGCCGCAGCTCGGAACGACCTGGAGGCCCAGGCATCCGAAGCCCAGGTGGCCCTCAACACCGAGATGGCCGAGCTGCGCGCGACGCTCACAGCGGACATCGCCGAGAAGACGGCGGCGCTCGAGGCGGAGACCACGAGTGCCCGCGCGGCACTCGCACACGACATCGAGAAGCAGACCGCCGACCTCAAGCGCGACATCGAGCGCCAGCGGGCGGAGCTGGCGAGCGAGACGGAGGCCACGCGCGCCGACTTGCAGCACCAGCGCGACGAGACCCGCACGACGCTCGAGCGCGAGGCAGAGCAGGCCAGGAACGCCCTGGCGCTGGAGATCGCCACGCGTCGTGACGAGGCCGAGGCCGCAGCACTGGCCGCCCAGAAGGAGGCCGCAGAGCAGACCGCCGCTTATCTCGAGGAGGCCCAGGCCCAGCTGAGGGAGGCCACCGCGCGCGCCGAGGAGGCCCGCGCCGAGGTCGATCGCCTCACCACGGAGTCCACGGCGGCAGCCAAGGCGATCCGCACCGACGCAGAGAAGCAGGCGAAGGAGCTCGTCTCGAACGCCGAGGCGCGCGCTCGCACACTCGTGGAAGAGGCTGAGCACCGCAGCGCCGCGCTGACTGCTGACGCTGAGGAGCGACTGGCGAAGATTAGGATTGAGCGCGAAACGGTCGCTGGATACCTCGAGAACCTGCGGGGCGTACTGCAGCAGGTCGAATCGGTTGCATCGGAGCAGTAGCAGAACCGAGCAGTATCAACACCGGGCAGTAACAACAGCGCGCTGAGCGGGAGCGGGACCGAAATGAAGATCCAGAATGCTTTTCGGGTAGGACTGCTCGGTGGTCTGGGCGTCATCGTGGCGGTGGCGATTGGTGCGACGATCGGCTCGCTCGCGACGATCCTCACCTACGTGGGCGCCGCGCTGTTCCTCGCACTCGGGCTCGACCCGGTGGTGAGCTGGCTGCAACGGCACAAGTTCCCGCGACCGCTCGCGATCGTTACGGTGCTCGTCGGGGTCCTCGCAGTGTTCGCCGGCCTCATCTTCGCGATCATCCCGGTCATCAGCGACCAGATCCAACGTGCCATCCGCACGGTCCCCGGGTTCATCAACTCGTTCTTCGATGGCAGCGCGCGCAAGGCCATTCAGGATGCGCTGCCGTGGCTGGACGTCGACAGCGTGATCACGGGAGCCCAGAACTGGGTCGCAACGCTCGACCCGACCCAGATCACCGGCGGTGTGCTGACCGTCGGCGTCGGGATAGCGACCGGCATCACGGGCGCTGTCATCGTGCTCATCCTCACCCTCTACTTCGTCTCATCGCTGAGCAACCTCAAGCGCGGGATCTACCGCCTGGTTCCGGCCTCGAAGCGGCCCAAGTTCATCGACCTCGCCGAGCAGACCAGCACGGCCGTCGGGCGTTTCGTCAGCGGCCAGTTCGTGCTCGCCCTGAGCAATGGTGTGCTGTCGTTCATCGTGCTGACGCTCATCCTCCCAGCCTTCGCGGTGCCGGTGAGCTACTCCGCGCTCTTCGCGTTCATCGCCTTCCTGGCGTCCCTCATCCCACTCGTGGGAACCGTTTCGGGCGCGGCGGTGATCACGCTTCTCGTCCTGCTGTTCGACGGCGCGCCCTCGTGGTTCATCGTGGGCATCTACTACCTCGTCTACATGCAGGTGGAGGCATACTTCCTGAGCCCCCGCATCATGGCGCAGGCCGTCAAGATCCCCGGCGCTGTGGTCGTGATCGCCGCACTGGCTGGCGGCACGCTGCTGGGCATCCTGGGGGCACTCATCGCCATCCCCGTCGCGGCTGGCATCATGCTCGTCATCGACCAGGTGGTCGTTCCCCGGCAGGAAGAGCTCTAGGCGGGATGCTGACTAGTCCCACTCGCGCGGCAGCGGAAGCACGCCGGGGTTCAGCCTGGCCACAATCTCGGTGAGCACGCGATAGGTCTGCTCCTCGCCCACCCAGAGGTGCTTACCACCCTCGACGGCGACGAACTCGAGCTCTGGCACGCTCGCGAACCTCTCGGCCGCCTCCGCTGGGCGCAGGTAGTCGTCGAGCTCGGGAATGATCGCGACGAGGCGCTTGCCGCTCCCCGCCCACGCGGCAACCTCGTCAGCGGTGGCGCGATGCAGGGGCGGCGAGAGCAGGATCGCACCGACAATGGGATGCTCGAGCCCATACTTGAGCGTGACCTCGGTGCCGAAGGACCAGCCAACGAGCCAGGGGTTCGGCAGCCCGCGCTGGGCTACGAAGGCCATGGCGGCCGCGAGATCGTGCCGCTCATCGACACCGTGGCCGAAGGTGCCCTCCGAGGTGCCGCGGGGCGACGTGACGCCCCGGAAGTTGAACCGAAGCACGGCGATGTCGGCGAGCGCCGGCAGCCGGGCGGCGGCCTTGCGCAGCACATGCGAGTCCATGAAACCGCCGGCGGTCGGCAACGGATGCAACGCCACGATGGTCGCGACCGGCTCCGCCGTCTCCGGCAGCGCCAGCTCCCCCACGAGCGTGAGCCCGTCGGCCGTGTGCAGTTCGATCTCCTCGCGGCGTGCTGGCAGGATCGTCCCGCCCCGTATCTCTGTCACGATCGTGTCAGCTCCTGATCTTCCAGCAGTGGGTGTGCCAGTGCCGACGCGCGGCCAGGTCGTCGGCCTCCCCCATGAGTCCGTCCGCGCGCCACGTCACCACGTGTGCGGTGCCCGGCGAGACCTCGAGGCTGCAGCCGGGGCAGACGTACGACTTGAGGGCACTCGCCGCGGCGATGGGCTGTACGTTCCAGCTTCCGTCGCGCTTGGACTCCACGTGGCGCTGGCCGGCGAGAGCTCTCGACAGGTCGATCTCCGGTGCGTCGTCGGAGGCCCTACGACCGCGGGGACGGTTCGACCTGGGCATACTCCAAGCCTACGACGACGACAGGGACCATCAGTCGGTGTCGAACTGGGCGAGGCGGGTCTCCTCGAGGTCGAGCACGGTCTGCGCGCGCACGAGAATGCGGGAGGCATAGCGCCCCTCCGAGCGAGCGATGAGCAGGGCATCCCGCTCCGCGCGGAGCACGTCGTAGCGGAGCATCCGATACCGGGTCAGGGGCAGGTCGGCCAGCTTCTCCGGGTCCCCAGCAGCCTCAACCTGCTCATGGAGCAGGTTGGTTCCGATCTCGGTGTCGTGCCGAACACGCTCGATGATGGCAGGGTCCACGGGCTCCCCCGCGCTGTCGGTGGCGTCCTCGAGCACCTGGAGGCCAGCCTCGTTGAGTTCGGCAAGGAGGGAGGCGAACTCGCGGCGATCGGCCGTGGCATCCGAGCCCTGCACGCCCAGCATGCGGATGAGCCACGGGAGGGTGCCGCCCTGCACCAGCAGCGTGACGACAGCGACCGTGAACGCGATGAGGACGAGCTGGTTGCGGTGCGGGATGTCGTCGGGCAGGGACTGGGCCGCGGCGAGGGTGACCACGCCGCGCATCCCCGCCCACCCCAGGATGATGCCGCCGCGCCACTCGAGGCCGTCATCGTGCAACTGCTTGATGTCGTTGCCGCGCCGACCCAGAACCCTGCGCGCAGCGGAGAGGCGACGCTCCTGGCGAGGCGTGATGTTCTCAGCCGGTATTCGCTCGAGATACTCCTTGCTCCGCTCGTGCCTCAGCAGTGCCCGCCGCTCCTGCCGTCGCAGGATGAGCAGCAGCGGTCCCACGAACAGGTAGCGCGTCGCGATGACCACAACGGTGACGAGGATGCCCAGCAGCACGGCCACGGGAACGCTGAGGTCGTCCGAGCGCACGTTGCCCACGACGTTGGTCAGTTCGAGCCCCATGAGCAGGAACACGCCGTTCTCGAGGAGGAACTGGATCGAGCGCCAGTTCGTGCGCTCGGTCGTTCGTGACTGCGGCGAGAAACGGCGTGAGGAGTGATAGCCCGAATACAGGCCAACGGTGACGACCGCGATCACCCCGCTCGCCCCGAACTGCTCGGCGGGAAGGAACGCGATGAACGGCACCGCGAAGGAGATCGCGGTGTCGAGCAGCGGGTCGTTGAGCCGTGAACGCACCCAGACGGTAATGAATCCGACGACGACGCCGACCGCGATCGCCACGGTCACGGCGAAGGCGAAGTCGCCGAGTGCATCCCAGAACGTGACGGTAGCTGCGGTCGCCGCGATCGCCGACCGCAGAAGCACGAGCGCCGTGGCGTCATTGACGAGGCTCTCGCCCTCCAGGATCGTGACGAGTCGCGGGGGCAGGCCGAACCGCTTGGCGATGGCGGTGGCCGCGACGGCGTCGGTCGGACTCACCACGGCGCCGACGGCGACCGCCGCCGCGAAGGACAGGGTGGGGAACACAGCCCAGAGGAGGGCCCCGGTGATGAAGGTCGTCGCGATCACGAGCAGGACGCTCAGCACCCCGATGGACGGGAAGTTCCTGCGGAAGTCGATGACGGGAACGCTGATGGCGGACGCGTAGAGGATCGGGGGCAGAAGCACGAAGAGCACGATCTCACTGGGAACGCTCACCGGCGCCCCCTGAACGAAGCTGAGACCAGCACCGATCACGATGAGGATGAGCGGGGTGGCGATGCCGAGCTTCTTGCCGAAGATACCGGCTGCCACGATCGTGATGATCGCGATGACGAAGAAGAGGGCGAGCTCAAGCACCTGATCCATCGCGCCAGCTTATCGATGGCGCGGGGTGCGAGCGGTTAGTACCAGCCTTCGACCTCGGAGTGTTCCCACGCACCGCACGGCGTCGCGTAACGTCCGGCGATGTAGCTCAGGCCCCACGAGATCTGGGTAGCCGGGTTCGTCGCCCAGTCGGCTCCAGCCGACGCCATCTTGTCTCCGGGAAGCGCCTGCGGGATGCCGTAGGCGCCACTGCTCGCGTTGTGCGCGTAGACGTTCCATCCGGATTCCCTGTTCCAGAGGGCAACCAGGCAATCGAACTGGTCCTGACCCCAGCCCATGCCCTGCAGGATCTCCCACGCCGCAGCCTGCGCGCTGCCCGGGTCCGGCGTACCAGCTGCGGGCGCGGCGGAGACGACTGGGGCAGGCGGTGCGATCTCGCTCGTCGTGAACGTGTCGCGCGCGGCGGTGTGCTGGTACTGGCCCGCGACGGTGAGCTCCTGGGCATCGACCTTCACGGTCGTGCCGGGCGCGACGATCTCCGACGCGCTGGCCTGCGACTGGGGGCTGAGCGAGTTCGTCACGAGGAGTGCCGTGGTCACGGCGATCGCGAAAATGGGGAGCGACCAAGTGGACCGCACGTGGCGTCCCGAAAGGTCCCCGCCGGAGCTTTTCAGCTGCGCGCGAAGGGAAGTCGCTCGTGTATGTGAACCCACAGTTGAAAAACTGTATCCCACGAGCCTGACAAAACCCAGAGGATGCGCATCCCCAGAGCGGGGTGCGCGCACCGGCTGAGCCTCAGCGCACCGCCAGCATGACGTTGATGACCGAGTCCAGGAGCAGGTCGACCTGACCCTCGTTGTACCCGCGCTTCTTGCTCGGGAAGGCAACGGCGCGCACCTGCTCAACACTCATCGGCTTGCCGTTCTGGAAGTAGCCCACGAGGCGGTCCGCGAAGGCGTCGACGGCCTTGGGGTCGTAGCCATCGGTGAGGATGCCGGTGCGCGAGAAGCGCTGTCCCGCCGGGCGTGCGAGCCGGTTGAGGATCTCCTGGGCGGATGCACGGGCCGCGGCGTACCACGCGGCATCCCCGATCTCGGCGAAGGCCCGCTCGCGCTCGCGCGCGGCGAAGGCGTCCTCAAGGCGCTCGAGTGCGGCATCAACGTGCTTGGTGGAGTACCCACCCTTCTCCATCGCGAACGCGGTGGTGCGGATGCTCTCGGCAGTCACGGTGCCGAGGCTGCCTCGGTCGGCGGTGTAGGCGGCGCGGGCCTCCTCGAGGAATTCCTCGACCTGCTCAACGCTGTATCCGGTGTGTGACTTACGTGCTCGCGGAAAGGTAGTACTCACCGCACCATTGTGCCCTACGCGAAGATGAGAAAGAGCGCATAGGCCGCTGCACCCGACAGCAGCGAGGAGTCGACACGGTCGAGGAAGCCCCCGTGTCCCGGCAGCCAGGTGCTGATGTCCTTGATGCCCAGGTCACGCTTGATGAGGGATTCCGCGAGGTCACCGAGGGTCGCCGTACCGAGGAGAACCAGACCGAAGATCACGCCGACCCACCATGGCTGCTGGAGCATGAAGATGGCGACGAGTACTCCCGCGAGGATGGCGGCGGCAGCCGAGCCCGCGAAGCCCTCCCAGGTCTTTCCTGGGCTGATGAGCGGTGCCATCTTGTGCTTACCGAACGTGAGCCCCGTCGCGTAGGCGCCCGTGTCGACGGCGACCACGACGATGAGGAACGCGAGCGTCCACCACTGGCCGCCCTCCTGGGCCGTCAGGAGCACCGTGAAGCCGGCCATGAACGCGACGTAGGCCATGATGAAGGCGCCGGCGCCCAGATCCTTGAGCAGGTCCATTCCGGACACACGATGCTCCGGGCGGATCATCTCCACGAGTCGCCAGATGGTGATCGCGAGCACCCCAGCGAGGGTCACCAGCCAGTGGCCCGTCGCAAGCCAGTAGAACGATGCCGGTACGACAGCGAGTGCGGCGATAACCGTCGGCACCCTGGGCACATCGCGCCCGGCGAACCTCAGGGCGCTGGCAAGTTCGAAGCTCGTGAAGCCGATCAGAACGGCCGCGAGCACCATGTAGAGCTCTTTGATCAGGACGAGGCTGACGAGCACCGCCCCGCCGAGCACGAGGCCCACGAGGATCGCGCGCAGGAGGGGTCGCCCGGTACGCGCGTTGATCTTGTCGTTCGTCGCGCGAACCTGGGCTTCGAAGTCGGAGACCATCAGACCTCGAGAAGCTCGGCTTCCTTGCGCTTCAGGGCGTCGTCGATGGCGTCGACGTGGCTCTTGGTCGAGGCATCCAGTTCCTTCTCGGCCCGGGCAACCTCGTCTTCGCCGACCTCCTTGAGGCCATCGAGGTCATCCTTCGCCTTGCGACGGATGTTACGGATCGCGACTCGCGCCTGCTCGGCCTTGTCGCGCACGATCTTGACGTACTCCTTGCGACGGTCCTCGGTGAGTTCCGGGAGGGTCGCGCGGATGACCGAGCCGTCGTTACCGACGCTCGCGCCGATGTGCGTCGCCGCGGCGAGCGCCTTCTCGATGTCCTTGAGCGCTGACTTGTCGAACGGCGTGATCAGGAGCGTGCGAGCCTCCTGGTTGACCATCGATGCGAGCTGGGCGAGAGGTGTCGGCGAACCGTAGTAGTCGACGAGCACCTTCTGGAAGAGGGCGGGGTTTGCACGGCCGGTGCGCACCGTCGAGAAATCGTCCTTGGCGACCTCCACGGCCTTCTGCATCTTGTCCTTGGCTTCAGCCAAAACGTCGCTGATCACGGGCAACTCCTTTGTGTCAGGTCGAGTTTAGTCGGGCACCGCTGGGAGCCGTGACCGCAACGGATGCAACGGCATCAGGCGGCAAGGAGTGCAACGCCCGCGAGCACCACCGTCGCACCGATCAGCCGCTGGACGGGATGCGGCTCACGGAAGAGCAACCAGCCCGCGAGACCCACGAGCACCACGCTCACCTCGCGCGCGGGCGCGACGATCGAGACGGGCGCGATCTGCACTGCGAAGAGGATGAGGATGTATGCCAGCGGCCCCAGAATCGCGAAGAGCAGCACCGCCACCCGGTGCGACCGCGCGATGCGCAGGGGTTCCGGCCAGCGCCGAAGGGCCGGGGCGGCCAGGAGCACCGCCTGCACCACGAGGGAACCCCAGTAGAAGCCAACGGGTGGCAGGTCGTGCACGGTCACCGCCGAGGCATCCCAGAGTGTGTAGATCGCGATGAGCACGCCGACACCGAGACCGTAGAGGATGCCCGTCCGATTATCGCGCGCACTGCTGCGCCCTCCAGCGAGACCGATGATCACGACGCCGAGCGTGATCACGACCGCACCGAGGATGCCGAGCCACCCCGGGCGCTCCCCCAGCACGAGCACCGCGAGCACGACGGCGAGGAAAGGGCCGGTGCCTCGCGCGAGGGGGTAGACGACCGAGACATCCGCGAGCCTGTATCCGCGCTGGAGCACGAGGAAGTAGACGACCTGGAGCGCACCGCTCACGAGAGCGAGCGGCAGGAGTTCCAGGAGGTCGGCCCCATCGGCAGCGAGCGATGCAACCCCGAACGGTGCGAACACCACAGCGCCCACGACGATCCCGGCCCAGATGTAGCTCGGGCCGGACATCCCCGCCTTCTTGACGACGACATTCCAGGTGGCGTGCGCGATCGCCGCGCCCGCGATGAGCAGCGCGACGATCAGGCCAGTCGACACGGGCCGGTCTAGCGGTGCGGCCTAGTTGGAGACGAGCGTGCCGATGGACTCGCCGCGGATGGCCTTGGTCACGTTGCCCGCTGGCTCCATGCCGAAGACGACCATGGGCATCGAGTTGTCCATGCAGAGGCTGAAGGCCGTCGAGTCGACGACCTTGAGGCCACGCACGAGCGCCTCCTGGTAGGTCACGTGCTCGAGCTTCGAGGCCGAGTCATCCTTGCGGGGATCACCCGTGTAGACCCCGTCCACGCCGTTCTTGGCAACGAGGACGACGTCGGCGCTGATCTCGAGCGCGCGCTGGGCCGCGACGGTATCGGTGGAGAAGTACGGGAGACCGGCACCGGCACCGAAGATCACGACGCGGCCCTTCTCGAGGTGACGCTCCGCGCGACGCGGGATGTAGGGCTCGGCGACCTGGGTCATCGAGATCGCCGACTGCACACGCGTGGCGGCGCCAGCCTGCTCGAGGAAGTCCTGCAGGGCGAGCGCGTTCATGACGGTGCCGAGCATTCCCATGTAGTCGGCGCGGCCACGGTCCATACCGCGCTGGCTGAGTTCCGCACCGCGGAAGAAGTTGCCACCACCGACGACGATCGCGATCTCGACATCCTGCGCGGCGAGTGCGATCTCCTTCGCGAGAGCGCTGACGACATCGGGATTCACGCCGAGTTGCCCACCGCCGAAGGCCTCACCCGACAGCTTCAACAGAACACGGCGCTTCTTTTCGGTCATCAATCAATCCTTCTGTTGTGTCTGCTGGGTGGTGCTGTGTACAGGCTATTGGTCCGGGCGCGAAAAGAGGGGCCCAGGACACGAAGTCCTGAGCCCCTCGTCACTGAGGTTTTACTTCAGCGAAATGCTTACGCGCCGACCTTGAAACGGGCAAAGCCCGTCACGGTCAGGCCGGCGTCATCCAGGACCTTCTTGACGGACAGCTTGTTGTCCTTCGCGTAGTCCTGCTCGAGCAGTGCGACCTGCTTGAAGAAGGCGCCGATGCGACCCTCGACGATCTTCGGCAGGGCCGCCTCGGGCTTGCCCTCGCCGCGGCTGATCTCCTCGACGATGCGACGCTCGTTCTCGACCTCGTCAGCGGGCACCTGGTCGCGGCCCAGGTACTGGGGCGCAGCGAACGAGATGTGCTGGGCGATTGAACGGGCCGTCTCCGCGTCGTCACCCGTGTAGGCGACGACGACGCCGATCTGGGGCGGGAGGTCCTTCGAGGTGCGGTGCAGGTACACGGCGAACTTGTCGCCGGGGATGCGCACAACACGACGGAGCTCGACCTTCTCGCCCAGGATTGCGGCCTGGTCGTCGATGACGCTGCCCACGGTTCCGCCATCGAGCGGAACGGCGAGAGCGGCCTCGAGGGTCTCGGCACCCGAGTCGGCGAGGGCCTGGAGGACCTTCTCGCCGAGTGCGACGAACTTGTCGTTCTTGGCCACGAAGTCGGTCTCGCAGGCGAGCTCAATCATCGTGGTGGCGGTTGCCGACTCGACGGCGGCGATGAGGCCCTCGCTCGTGGAGCGGTCGGCACGCTTCGCGTTGCCCTTCGCACCCTTGAGACGGAGGATCTCGACGGCCTTCTCGATGTCGCCCTCGGCTTCGACGAGAGCGTTCTTCGTGTCGACCATGCCGGTGCCCAGGCGCTCGCGCAGGGCCTTGATGTCAGCGAGGCTGATGTCTGCCACGGTGTGGATCCTTACTGGTTGCTTGTTGTCTGGTTACTTCGAGGACGAGTCGTCGGCGTCGGCCTTCTTGGCCGGTGCCTTCTTCGCCGGAGCCTTCTTCTCGGCCGCGGGCTTCTTCTCGGCGGACGTTGCCTCCGCCTCAATCTTGGCCTCGGTCTCGGCGTCCGACTCGACGTGGTGCTCGGGGACGATGGTCTCGTCCGCGGCTGCCTCGTGCTCGGCCGCAACGGCGTCGGCGTCGTTCTCCTCGACGGGGACCTCGGCGGCGATGACCTCGGCAACAGCCTCGGTGTCATGCGTGGTCGAGGTCACAAGACCGTCAACGGCCTCGATCTTCTCGGCCTCGGACGCGGGGGTCTCGGAAGCCTGGAGGAGCTCCGCCTCCCACGCGGCCAGCGGCTCGACCTCTGCGCCCTCTTCGGGCTTCTGGTGACGCTGGATGAGACCCTCGGCCGCGCCATCCGCGATGATGCGGGTCAGCAGGGCGACGGAACGGATCGCGTCGTCGTTACCCGGGATCGGGTACTGGACCTCGTCGGGGTCGCAGTTGGTGTCAAGGATGCCGATGACGGGGATGCCGAGCTTGCGCGCCTCGTCGATGGCGAGGTGCTCCTTCTTGGTGTCGACAACCCACAGCGCCGACGGCGTCTTGGTGAGGTTGCGGATACCGCCGAGCGACTTGTGCAGCTTGTCGAGCTCGCGCTTCTTGATGAGCAGTTCCTTCTTGGTGAAGCCGCTCTTCGAGCTGTCTTCGAAGTCGAGCTCCTCGAGCTCCTTCATGCGCGCGAGGCGCTTGGAGACCGTCTGGAAGTTGGTGAGGAGACCGCCGAGCCAACGCTGGTTAACATAGGGCTGGCCGACGCGGAGCGCCTGCTCCGCGATGGACTCCTGGGCCTGCTTCTTGGTGCCGACGAAGAGGATGGTGCCGCCGTGGGCGACCGTCTCCTTGACGAAGTCGTACGCCTTGTCGATGTAGGCCAGCGACTGCTGCAGGTCGATGATGTAGATGCCGGAACGCTCGGTGAAGATGAAGCGCTTCATCTTCGGGTTCCAACGGCGGGTCTGGTGCCCGAAGTGAACGCCGCTGTCGAGCAGCTGGCGAATGGTGACGACGGCCATGGCCGTTCTCCTTCTCTGGCGCACGCGTGCGTGCGCCTACTCAGTTGTTCACCGCTACCGGTCGGTGCG encodes the following:
- a CDS encoding DMT family transporter, which encodes MSTGLIVALLIAGAAIAHATWNVVVKKAGMSGPSYIWAGIVVGAVVFAPFGVASLAADGADLLELLPLALVSGALQVVYFLVLQRGYRLADVSVVYPLARGTGPFLAVVLAVLVLGERPGWLGILGAVVITLGVVIIGLAGGRSSARDNRTGILYGLGVGVLIAIYTLWDASAVTVHDLPPVGFYWGSLVVQAVLLAAPALRRWPEPLRIARSHRVAVLLFAILGPLAYILILFAVQIAPVSIVAPAREVSVVLVGLAGWLLFREPHPVQRLIGATVVLAGVALLAA
- the pyrH gene encoding UMP kinase, which gives rise to MTEKKRRVLLKLSGEAFGGGQLGVNPDVVSALAKEIALAAQDVEIAIVVGGGNFFRGAELSQRGMDRGRADYMGMLGTVMNALALQDFLEQAGAATRVQSAISMTQVAEPYIPRRAERHLEKGRVVIFGAGAGLPYFSTDTVAAQRALEISADVVLVAKNGVDGVYTGDPRKDDSASKLEHVTYQEALVRGLKVVDSTAFSLCMDNSMPMVVFGMEPAGNVTKAIRGESIGTLVSN
- the tsf gene encoding translation elongation factor Ts; this translates as MADISLADIKALRERLGTGMVDTKNALVEAEGDIEKAVEILRLKGAKGNAKRADRSTSEGLIAAVESATATTMIELACETDFVAKNDKFVALGEKVLQALADSGAETLEAALAVPLDGGTVGSVIDDQAAILGEKVELRRVVRIPGDKFAVYLHRTSKDLPPQIGVVVAYTGDDAETARSIAQHISFAAPQYLGRDQVPADEVENERRIVEEISRGEGKPEAALPKIVEGRIGAFFKQVALLEQDYAKDNKLSVKKVLDDAGLTVTGFARFKVGA